GGACGATGAGCACTGCGAAGGATGGTACGAAGCCGCAGTGGAGGTCTTTCGGTTGCAGCCGCAGCTGGGCGCGTTATCCGGACATGCGCGCGTGATGGATATCCCGGCGCGGTTCGGCATAGATGAGACCGACTTGAGGATCAGGGGCCTGAGCCTGGTGTTCATGACAAACGTCGTCTGTCGCCGCAGCGTGTTTCTGGCCTCTAGCGGCTTCCCCACGGCAGCGATCTGGCGCTCGCCCATTGCAGGTGAGGATGGCGTGTACCGCACTGCCTTGATGCGCCACTGGAATGGCGCGCGCTGCGACTTCCCTGCCCTCAGGCATTGGGCCAAGGAAGGCGGCACAACCGTGGGTTTTCTGGAACGCAGCAAGGTAGTCGACGATACAGTTCACATCGAAGCAACTGAACTCGAACGCAGTGGTGAATTACAGGCTGCTCTGGATGTATTCCTGGCCGACATCGCACGCATCGCGCGGGAATGTCAGTCATGTGCGGTTCGCCAAGAATGACTGATTCCCTTTGTTTCATGCATCTGCCTCATTCTGCCTGGGCTGGCGCCGACGCTATCCATCGCGATCTGCTGGCCAGCAGGGATCTGGTGTATGACACTTGCCAGTTCACCAGTACAGAACCGCGGATGGAAGCGGAAAGCGCCGAGTACGGCGCCTATGCCTTCGAACTGAATGGCTTGGCCATGCGCTTTCGCACGGCCAAAATCACGCCCACCAAAACCGGACAATTCGTGACTCTGTGGAAGCGCGTCGGCAAAGGTCCGATCCAGCCTTACGACATGGCGGATGCAGTCGATTTTTTTATCGTATGCACGCGCACGGAGGAGTTTTTCGGACAATTCGTTTTTCCAAAATCGGTATTGCGCG
The sequence above is a segment of the Collimonas sp. PA-H2 genome. Coding sequences within it:
- a CDS encoding glycosyltransferase family A protein, which translates into the protein MNPDVSCIIPSFNGMERLDAAVQSALNQQGVNVEVVIVDDCSNNETRNFILELARRDERIRPFLLPENGGQSAARNIGAMIARAPFITFLDQDDEHCEGWYEAAVEVFRLQPQLGALSGHARVMDIPARFGIDETDLRIRGLSLVFMTNVVCRRSVFLASSGFPTAAIWRSPIAGEDGVYRTALMRHWNGARCDFPALRHWAKEGGTTVGFLERSKVVDDTVHIEATELERSGELQAALDVFLADIARIARECQSCAVRQE
- a CDS encoding MepB family protein — its product is MTDSLCFMHLPHSAWAGADAIHRDLLASRDLVYDTCQFTSTEPRMEAESAEYGAYAFELNGLAMRFRTAKITPTKTGQFVTLWKRVGKGPIQPYDMADAVDFFIVCTRTEEFFGQFVFPKSVLRAQDVVSENGAGGKRAMRVYPPWDLATNRQAQKTQAWQLAYFLELPHSGAIDYERARLLYRQER